In the genome of Populus trichocarpa isolate Nisqually-1 chromosome 10, P.trichocarpa_v4.1, whole genome shotgun sequence, the window ATGCAAGGAGGATGATTTTGTGTATGGTGCATCCTTAGTTGCTCTACAAAAGAGATGagcatcaatatattttttggtttgatgATGGGGTAATTAGACCTTTAATTTCCCCCCTCTTGGAAGGATGAACTGTTTCGTACTTAAGATGTATCATATTTGTACATCTTTTTTCACATTCGTGCTGGGACTCGTTTTGTCCAGTCACTATGATATAGTTCCCACGGTTGCTCTAGATACAGCTTCAACAGGATGTTGCGGAAGTAAAGTCAAATACAATTCGAACTTGTATAGGAATCCGAGTCACCCTTTTTCAAAAGAGAAGGGGAACGAACCACTGAGGCTTGCGTCAAGCAGCATAACCAACTTAAGATCATGAACCGTAGTTTCCAACGTAACCTCCAGTTTTGGAGTGTAGGAAGAGTGTCTCAAGCTGGATAAAGCTGCTTGAGCTCTTGCCAAAGGATCATGTTCACAACTTATCAGACAACATATTCTGTTCCTGCAACTCAGAATTGTGTATCAGCAAGCCGAGGAATATTCTAAAGAGACAAGCTTATATTGGTTCCAATATACTTTATTGGCGGCAGAAATCTCAACACTTCTCAAACTTCTGCCATAATAATATAACTCGAAGTGCTTCCACTTGTGATTTGATCGAAATTCCTATTAGCCCCTTAAGTACTCGGTCTTCGTATCACGCCAGGAAGCAGCAGAAGAGAGCAGCAAATGCAGgaattttgattgattgatagAAACGAGACGAAACGAAACAATATGGCGGCACAGCAGCAAGTACAGAAGAACACCCTATACGTAGGAGGATTAGCTGAGGAAGCAAACGAATCAATACTCCACGCCGCTTTCATTCCTTTTGGTGACATTAAAGATGTCAAAACCCCTTTAGATCAAGCTAAACAGAAACACCGCTCTTTTGGCTTCGTTACTCTCCTCGAAAGAGAGGTCGCTGTTGCTGCCATGGGCAATATGGACGGCGCTGAGCTCTATGGTCGTGTCCTCACCGTTAATTACGCCTTGCCCGAGAAGATTAAGGGTGGTGAACAGGGTTGGGCTGCCCAACCAAGCAAGTATTTCTCtttgattctttcttttttgttggttttgaacCCTAATTCTTGAACTTGAgttaaattatggtttttaagaGCAATTGCcatgtccccccccccccccctagaggtttagggtttatgggGCTATtggaaattttgtatttttaagttgaTGGAAGAGCGAATACACGTTAGGTTTGTTAACGAAAAGCGACGTTCTTTGTACATGTGAAGGGATGCAAGGTGTGGTGATTTTGATTGAGTTAGCCTG includes:
- the LOC7485876 gene encoding uncharacterized protein LOC7485876 — protein: MAAQQQVQKNTLYVGGLAEEANESILHAAFIPFGDIKDVKTPLDQAKQKHRSFGFVTLLEREVAVAAMGNMDGAELYGRVLTVNYALPEKIKGGEQGWAAQPSKYFSLILSFLLVLNPNS